Proteins found in one Amycolatopsis umgeniensis genomic segment:
- a CDS encoding glutamate ABC transporter substrate-binding protein, which translates to MRGRALLAVCLMLVTAAACGKEAGPADSLVARAVASNKLTIGIRFDQPGISKRTVDGRYVGFDVDVATYIASELGVDEDHITWHDSRPSSRETDITSGVTDLMVATYSITEKRKQVVAFAGPYFDTGQDLLVRLRSTDITGPENLNGRKLCAVGGTTSAEQVRDKFAQAVQLVEYPRYQDCVTALLAGQVDAVTTDDVILAGYVAQNPELLRVVGKPFSKEKYGVGLRKGDDEGRAAVARAIQKMISSGDWLDSLNRNIGPSGYRIPPPPQVTEQ; encoded by the coding sequence ATGAGGGGACGCGCCCTGCTGGCGGTCTGTTTGATGCTGGTCACAGCGGCGGCCTGCGGCAAGGAGGCGGGTCCGGCGGATTCCCTCGTCGCACGCGCCGTCGCGTCCAACAAACTCACCATCGGCATCCGCTTCGACCAGCCGGGAATCTCCAAACGGACGGTCGACGGCCGCTATGTCGGCTTCGACGTCGACGTCGCGACGTACATCGCGAGCGAATTGGGCGTCGACGAGGATCACATCACCTGGCACGACAGCAGACCGTCGTCCCGCGAGACGGACATAACATCCGGAGTCACGGATCTGATGGTGGCGACCTACTCGATCACCGAAAAACGCAAACAGGTGGTCGCGTTCGCGGGCCCCTACTTCGACACGGGCCAGGACCTGCTGGTCCGCCTCCGGTCGACCGACATCACCGGCCCCGAAAACCTCAACGGCCGCAAACTGTGCGCCGTGGGCGGCACCACCTCGGCCGAGCAGGTGCGCGACAAATTCGCCCAGGCCGTCCAGCTCGTCGAGTACCCGCGCTACCAGGACTGCGTCACGGCGCTGCTCGCCGGACAGGTGGACGCGGTGACCACCGACGACGTCATCCTGGCGGGTTACGTGGCACAGAATCCGGAGCTGCTGAGAGTCGTCGGCAAGCCGTTCTCGAAGGAGAAATACGGCGTCGGCCTGCGCAAGGGTGACGACGAGGGCCGCGCGGCGGTGGCCAGGGCCATCCAGAAGATGATCTCGTCGGGAGACTGGCTCGACTCGCTGAACCGCAACATCGGCCCGTCCGGCTACCGGATCCCGCCCC
- a CDS encoding MauE/DoxX family redox-associated membrane protein — MGTLARLGLAAVWLISGALKISDPGQTYVAVQAFDVLPDGLVRPVAIGMPLAELALGLFLLAGFVTRWVSVLSVLLLAVLIAAIAQSWARGLSIDCGCFGGGGQIAADQTQYPQEIARDLGFALLGVWLIVRPRTWLSVDGWLGNSRVPADDDYVGIAEGNE; from the coding sequence GTGGGCACACTCGCCCGGCTCGGACTGGCCGCCGTTTGGTTGATTTCCGGAGCGCTGAAGATCAGTGATCCGGGGCAGACCTATGTCGCCGTGCAGGCGTTCGACGTCCTGCCGGACGGGCTCGTGCGCCCGGTCGCGATCGGGATGCCGCTCGCCGAACTGGCGCTCGGGCTGTTCCTGCTCGCCGGGTTCGTGACCCGCTGGGTGTCGGTGCTGTCGGTGCTGCTGCTCGCGGTGCTCATCGCCGCGATCGCCCAATCGTGGGCGCGCGGGCTGAGCATCGATTGCGGCTGCTTCGGCGGTGGCGGTCAGATCGCCGCGGATCAGACGCAGTATCCGCAGGAGATCGCCAGGGACCTCGGGTTCGCCCTATTGGGTGTCTGGCTGATCGTGCGGCCGCGGACCTGGCTGTCCGTGGACGGCTGGCTCGGGAACTCTCGGGTCCCCGCCGACGACGACTATGTGGGTATCGCTGAAGGGAACGAA